From Electrophorus electricus isolate fEleEle1 chromosome 8, fEleEle1.pri, whole genome shotgun sequence, the proteins below share one genomic window:
- the pbxip1a gene encoding pre-B-cell leukemia transcription factor-interacting protein 1 isoform X3: MSDNSTGSSGSSSNSWTLLSPEEVASDTTGHVDDGTESIGDAPSLSEEVAASSSDVKPSEGEIPLETIFSEEGHQICQETSPEFFEGTASGLAIEADPEICAPIIHDTITSSPPDNDLLGAVPFSIATESALLLSEEPTLEEPYVETFPDVQPTVELPSKESPATESTPEITTNSEPREKSPSPEIPDSTTSGVGADIRSLVSDISYTSAIPVEDINVEAIPGPESLSPSLLSEVDFGSVAESPQLESPYTETITSSALEEEESEIQGEELKPADKSMDVMRKTEYAGVDISVGTPAEGDGLRLRHVPHNEVERQSSDEEEEEFKLPERKEEKAGFSLNHLIVGALVLLCLGSLFFSEDFDASEPSEQELLEKLAQENKQIYILEAEIQSQKEELHKALRLAADKGTTDVENAMMKEELSALPGLKQELEELRARVMELTQLTAEEASEPSASSVPSSPGVPGESQGSSGPEAWWDKKQELKRQRTLLEESRKRLEGMKKHGWHQKGLRESLVEMQQRLSKQVDHLGKRDEWKRKYKHKEGKKEWCKKKSNHWKVEESGKRKDDGDRKSKDHFKKYQEEWDYKNVERRLERERRKRKERPWQVKLDQHQHNPHHHKQHHLHHESVGFWKHQEEKLRRNKHPPKRCQGVAECADSEGLMPVKLSEFQALLEVYLSKLEGVSEENIEALHRLMAQFFQGGIFMHESMLFREFAEDVADILEDLADVLNDEQQGGDDDVLEEQMEEFEREALWKFAASSA; this comes from the exons ATGTCTGATAATAGCACCGGCAGCAGTGGGTCTTCCAGTAACAGCTggactctcctctctcctgag gaGGTTGCCAGTGACACTACTGGACACGTAGATGATGGAACAGAGAGTATTGGTGATGCACCAAGCCTTTCAGAGGAAGTTGCAG CAAGCTCTTCGGATGTGAAACCAAGTGAGGGTGAAATTCCACTGGAGACCATTTTTTCAGAAGAGGGCCACCAG ATTTGTCAGGAAACTTCCCCGGAGTTCTTTGAGGGGACAGCTTCTGGTCTGGCTATTGAAGCTGACCCTGAAATATGTGCCCCTATCATCCATGATACTATCACCAGCTCCCCTCCTGACAATGATCTTCTTGGTGCGGTTCCCTTTAGCATCGCTACAGAGTCAGCCCTCTTGCTTTCAGAGGAGCCAACCCTTGAAGAGCCTTATGTAGAGACCTTTCCTGATGTACAGCCCACCGTTGAACTTCCTTCCAAAGAAAGCCCTGCCACTGAATCAACACCTGAAATTACCACTAATTCTGAACCAAGAGAAAAGAGTCCCTCTCCTGAGATTCCTGATTCTACTACTTCTGGTGTTGGTGCAGACATAAGGTCTCTGGTCTCTGACATCAGTTATACGTCTGCAATCCCTGTAGAAGATATTAATGTTGAGGCAATTCCTGGCCCTGAAAGCCTATCTCCAAGTTTACTCTCTGAGGTTGATTTTGGTTCAGTAGCAGAAAGCCCACAACTTGAGAGCCCATATACAGAAACAATCACTTCATCTGCCTTGGAAGAGGAGGAGTCTGAAATACAGGGTGAAGAGCTCAAGCCAGCAGATAAATCAATGGATGTAATGAGGAAAACAG AATATGCTGGTGTGGATATCTCAGTTGGCACtccagcagagggagatggactGCGGCTCCGGCATGTGCCACACAATGAGGTGGAAAGACAGAGCTcggatgaggaagaagaggaattTAAGCTaccagagaggaaagaggagaaagcagGCTTCTCACTAAATCATCTGATTGTAGGAGCACTGGTGCTGTTGTGTCTTGGCTCGCTTTTCTTCTCAG AAGACTTTGATGCCTCTGAGCCAAGTGAACAG GAACTTCTTGAAAAACTTGctcaagaaaacaaacagatttacATACTGGAGGCCGAGATACAG TCCCAGAAAGAAGAGTTGCACAAGGCACTGAGGCTGGCTGCAGATAAAGGTACAACTGATGTAGAAAATGCTATGATGAAAGAAGAACTGTCTGCATTGCCTGGTCTGAAACAAGAATTAGAGGAGCTCAGAGCCAGGGTCATGGAACTCACCCAGCTTACAG CTGAGGAAGCCTCTGAACCTTCTGCCAGCTCTGTACCATCTTCACCTGGTGTTCCTGGAGAGAGTCAAGGTTCATCTGGGCCTGAGGCATGGTGGGATAAGAAACAGGAGCTTAAGAGACAAAGGACTCTATTggaagagagcagaaagaggcTGGAAGGAATGAAGAAACACGGTTGGCACCAAAAGGGCCTGAGGGAGAGTTTGGTTGAAATGCAGCAGAGGCTGTCTAAACAGGTGGATCACCTAGGTAAGAGGGATGAGTGGAAAAGGAAGTACAAGcacaaagagggaaaaaaggaatGGTGTAAAAAGAAGAGTAACCACTGGAAGGTGGAAGAGTCTGGGAAGAGAAAGGATGATGGTGACAGGAAATCCAAAGACCACTTCAAGAAGTACCAAGAAGAGTGGGACTATAAAAACGTTGAGAGGAGGCTTGAAAGAGAGCGAAGAAAACGCAAAGAGAGGCCATGGCAAGTCAAGCTCGATCAGCACCAGCATAATCCCCATCATCATAAACAGCACCATCTTCACCATGAGTCTGTAGGCTTTTGGAAACACCAAGAGGAGAAGCTCAGAAGGAACAAGCACCCTCCAAAACGCTGCCAGGGTGTGGCAGAGTGTGCTGATTCAGAGGGACTAATGCCTGTGAAGTTGTCTGAGTTTCAGGCCCTCTTGGAAGTCTACCTGAGTAAATTGGAAGGGGTTTCTGAGGAGAACATAGAAGCTCTTCATCGTCTCATGGCACAGTTCTTCCAAGGTGGGATCTTCATGCATGAGAGCATGCTCTTCAGAGAGTTTGCTGAAGATGTGGCAGACATCTTGGAGGACCTGGCAGATGTTCTGAATGATGAGCAGCAGGGCGGTGATGATGACGTGCTTGAGGAGCAGATGGAGGAGTTTGAGAGGGAGGCCCTGTGGAAATTTGCTGCCTCTTCTGCCTAG
- the s100a11 gene encoding protein S100-A11 codes for MEPAINVLVSQFKTFAGKDGPSHTLSKEEFQSLVASQLPNFVKNAADPAVIDHLMGSLDVNNDGELTFQEFWQLIGKLASKHGGYSQ; via the exons ATGGAGCCTGCCATTAATGTACTAGTCTCCCAGTTCAAGACTTTTGCTGGCAAAGATGGCCCATCACACACCTTGAGCAAAGAAGAATTTCAAAGCCTAGTAGCATCCCAACTACCAAACTTTGTCAAG AATGCTGCTGATCCAGCAGTGATTGACCATCTTATGGGCTCATTGGATGTAAACAATGACGGGGAACTGACTTTTCAAGAATTCTGGCAGCTGATTGGCAAGCTGGCAAGCAAGCATGGTGGCTATAGCCAAtaa
- the pbxip1a gene encoding pre-B-cell leukemia transcription factor-interacting protein 1 isoform X2, with the protein MSDNSTGSSGSSSNSWTLLSPEEVASDTTGHVDDGTESIGDAPSLSEEVAASSSDVKPSEGEIPLETIFSEEGHQICQETSPEFFEGTASGLAIEADPEICAPIIHDTITSSPPDNDLLGAVPFSIATESALLLSEEPTLEEPYVETFPDVQPTVELPSKESPATESTPEITTNSEPREKSPSPEIPDSTTSGVGADIRSLVSDISYTSAIPVEDINVEAIPGPESLSPSLLSEVDFGSVAESPQLESPYTETITSSALEEEESEIQGEELKPADKSMDVMRKTEYAGVDISVGTPAEGDGLRLRHVPHNEVERQSSDEEEEEFKLPERKEEKAGFSLNHLIVGALVLLCLGSLFFSGSMVDQDGDFDASEPSEQELLEKLAQENKQIYILEAEIQSQKEELHKALRLAADKGTTDVENAMMKEELSALPGLKQELEELRARVMELTQLTAEEASEPSASSVPSSPGVPGESQGSSGPEAWWDKKQELKRQRTLLEESRKRLEGMKKHGWHQKGLRESLVEMQQRLSKQVDHLGKRDEWKRKYKHKEGKKEWCKKKSNHWKVEESGKRKDDGDRKSKDHFKKYQEEWDYKNVERRLERERRKRKERPWQVKLDQHQHNPHHHKQHHLHHESVGFWKHQEEKLRRNKHPPKRCQGVAECADSEGLMPVKLSEFQALLEVYLSKLEGVSEENIEALHRLMAQFFQGGIFMHESMLFREFAEDVADILEDLADVLNDEQQGGDDDVLEEQMEEFEREALWKFAASSA; encoded by the exons ATGTCTGATAATAGCACCGGCAGCAGTGGGTCTTCCAGTAACAGCTggactctcctctctcctgag gaGGTTGCCAGTGACACTACTGGACACGTAGATGATGGAACAGAGAGTATTGGTGATGCACCAAGCCTTTCAGAGGAAGTTGCAG CAAGCTCTTCGGATGTGAAACCAAGTGAGGGTGAAATTCCACTGGAGACCATTTTTTCAGAAGAGGGCCACCAG ATTTGTCAGGAAACTTCCCCGGAGTTCTTTGAGGGGACAGCTTCTGGTCTGGCTATTGAAGCTGACCCTGAAATATGTGCCCCTATCATCCATGATACTATCACCAGCTCCCCTCCTGACAATGATCTTCTTGGTGCGGTTCCCTTTAGCATCGCTACAGAGTCAGCCCTCTTGCTTTCAGAGGAGCCAACCCTTGAAGAGCCTTATGTAGAGACCTTTCCTGATGTACAGCCCACCGTTGAACTTCCTTCCAAAGAAAGCCCTGCCACTGAATCAACACCTGAAATTACCACTAATTCTGAACCAAGAGAAAAGAGTCCCTCTCCTGAGATTCCTGATTCTACTACTTCTGGTGTTGGTGCAGACATAAGGTCTCTGGTCTCTGACATCAGTTATACGTCTGCAATCCCTGTAGAAGATATTAATGTTGAGGCAATTCCTGGCCCTGAAAGCCTATCTCCAAGTTTACTCTCTGAGGTTGATTTTGGTTCAGTAGCAGAAAGCCCACAACTTGAGAGCCCATATACAGAAACAATCACTTCATCTGCCTTGGAAGAGGAGGAGTCTGAAATACAGGGTGAAGAGCTCAAGCCAGCAGATAAATCAATGGATGTAATGAGGAAAACAG AATATGCTGGTGTGGATATCTCAGTTGGCACtccagcagagggagatggactGCGGCTCCGGCATGTGCCACACAATGAGGTGGAAAGACAGAGCTcggatgaggaagaagaggaattTAAGCTaccagagaggaaagaggagaaagcagGCTTCTCACTAAATCATCTGATTGTAGGAGCACTGGTGCTGTTGTGTCTTGGCTCGCTTTTCTTCTCAG GTTCCATGGTTGACCAGGATGGCG ACTTTGATGCCTCTGAGCCAAGTGAACAG GAACTTCTTGAAAAACTTGctcaagaaaacaaacagatttacATACTGGAGGCCGAGATACAG TCCCAGAAAGAAGAGTTGCACAAGGCACTGAGGCTGGCTGCAGATAAAGGTACAACTGATGTAGAAAATGCTATGATGAAAGAAGAACTGTCTGCATTGCCTGGTCTGAAACAAGAATTAGAGGAGCTCAGAGCCAGGGTCATGGAACTCACCCAGCTTACAG CTGAGGAAGCCTCTGAACCTTCTGCCAGCTCTGTACCATCTTCACCTGGTGTTCCTGGAGAGAGTCAAGGTTCATCTGGGCCTGAGGCATGGTGGGATAAGAAACAGGAGCTTAAGAGACAAAGGACTCTATTggaagagagcagaaagaggcTGGAAGGAATGAAGAAACACGGTTGGCACCAAAAGGGCCTGAGGGAGAGTTTGGTTGAAATGCAGCAGAGGCTGTCTAAACAGGTGGATCACCTAGGTAAGAGGGATGAGTGGAAAAGGAAGTACAAGcacaaagagggaaaaaaggaatGGTGTAAAAAGAAGAGTAACCACTGGAAGGTGGAAGAGTCTGGGAAGAGAAAGGATGATGGTGACAGGAAATCCAAAGACCACTTCAAGAAGTACCAAGAAGAGTGGGACTATAAAAACGTTGAGAGGAGGCTTGAAAGAGAGCGAAGAAAACGCAAAGAGAGGCCATGGCAAGTCAAGCTCGATCAGCACCAGCATAATCCCCATCATCATAAACAGCACCATCTTCACCATGAGTCTGTAGGCTTTTGGAAACACCAAGAGGAGAAGCTCAGAAGGAACAAGCACCCTCCAAAACGCTGCCAGGGTGTGGCAGAGTGTGCTGATTCAGAGGGACTAATGCCTGTGAAGTTGTCTGAGTTTCAGGCCCTCTTGGAAGTCTACCTGAGTAAATTGGAAGGGGTTTCTGAGGAGAACATAGAAGCTCTTCATCGTCTCATGGCACAGTTCTTCCAAGGTGGGATCTTCATGCATGAGAGCATGCTCTTCAGAGAGTTTGCTGAAGATGTGGCAGACATCTTGGAGGACCTGGCAGATGTTCTGAATGATGAGCAGCAGGGCGGTGATGATGACGTGCTTGAGGAGCAGATGGAGGAGTTTGAGAGGGAGGCCCTGTGGAAATTTGCTGCCTCTTCTGCCTAG
- the s100u gene encoding S100 calcium binding protein U, whose product MESAIKTVVTVFLKSSKGKENLGEKDFQSLVKNQLKNILTDTDSTEAVKTMRQGLDSDKDGKVSFPEYLKLIGYIAESFSGRCFSEKETQVASSVHETPAEVPTVTNVEPKDGKQEEPVKEEVAAKVQEEEDEEEGEKAEAVEEIEETS is encoded by the exons ATGGAGTCAGCGATCAAGACAGTTGTGACAGTCTTCTTGAAGTCGTCAAAAGGCAAGGAGAACCTTGGAGAGAAGGACTTCCAATCCCTAGTGAAGAACCAGCTGAAGAACATACTGACG GACACAGACAGCACTGAGGCTGTAAAGACAATGCGTCAGGGCCTTGATTCGGACAAGGATGGAAAAGTCAGCTTCCCGGAGTACCTGAAGCTGATTGGCTACATAGCAGAGTCATTCAGTGGACGGTGTTTCAGCGAGAAGGAGACACAGGTGGCAAGTTCAGTCCACGAGACACCGGCTGAGGTCCCAACTGTGACAAATGTAGAGCCCAAAGATGGCAAACAGGAGGAGCCTGTAAAAGAGGAGGTGGCAGCCAAAgtacaggaagaggaagatgaagaggaaggagagaaggcaGAAGCGGTAGAAGAAATAGAGGAGACCTCATAA
- the pbxip1a gene encoding pre-B-cell leukemia transcription factor-interacting protein 1 isoform X1 — MSDNSTGSSGSSSNSWTLLSPEEVASDTTGHVDDGTESIGDAPSLSEEVAASSSDVKPSEGEIPLETIFSEEGHQICQETSPEFFEGTASGLAIEADPEICAPIIHDTITSSPPDNDLLGAVPFSIATESALLLSEEPTLEEPYVETFPDVQPTVELPSKESPATESTPEITTNSEPREKSPSPEIPDSTTSGVGADIRSLVSDISYTSAIPVEDINVEAIPGPESLSPSLLSEVDFGSVAESPQLESPYTETITSSALEEEESEIQGEELKPADKSMDVMRKTEYAGVDISVGTPAEGDGLRLRHVPHNEVERQSSDEEEEEFKLPERKEEKAGFSLNHLIVGALVLLCLGSLFFSGSMVDQDGEDFDASEPSEQELLEKLAQENKQIYILEAEIQSQKEELHKALRLAADKGTTDVENAMMKEELSALPGLKQELEELRARVMELTQLTAEEASEPSASSVPSSPGVPGESQGSSGPEAWWDKKQELKRQRTLLEESRKRLEGMKKHGWHQKGLRESLVEMQQRLSKQVDHLGKRDEWKRKYKHKEGKKEWCKKKSNHWKVEESGKRKDDGDRKSKDHFKKYQEEWDYKNVERRLERERRKRKERPWQVKLDQHQHNPHHHKQHHLHHESVGFWKHQEEKLRRNKHPPKRCQGVAECADSEGLMPVKLSEFQALLEVYLSKLEGVSEENIEALHRLMAQFFQGGIFMHESMLFREFAEDVADILEDLADVLNDEQQGGDDDVLEEQMEEFEREALWKFAASSA; from the exons ATGTCTGATAATAGCACCGGCAGCAGTGGGTCTTCCAGTAACAGCTggactctcctctctcctgag gaGGTTGCCAGTGACACTACTGGACACGTAGATGATGGAACAGAGAGTATTGGTGATGCACCAAGCCTTTCAGAGGAAGTTGCAG CAAGCTCTTCGGATGTGAAACCAAGTGAGGGTGAAATTCCACTGGAGACCATTTTTTCAGAAGAGGGCCACCAG ATTTGTCAGGAAACTTCCCCGGAGTTCTTTGAGGGGACAGCTTCTGGTCTGGCTATTGAAGCTGACCCTGAAATATGTGCCCCTATCATCCATGATACTATCACCAGCTCCCCTCCTGACAATGATCTTCTTGGTGCGGTTCCCTTTAGCATCGCTACAGAGTCAGCCCTCTTGCTTTCAGAGGAGCCAACCCTTGAAGAGCCTTATGTAGAGACCTTTCCTGATGTACAGCCCACCGTTGAACTTCCTTCCAAAGAAAGCCCTGCCACTGAATCAACACCTGAAATTACCACTAATTCTGAACCAAGAGAAAAGAGTCCCTCTCCTGAGATTCCTGATTCTACTACTTCTGGTGTTGGTGCAGACATAAGGTCTCTGGTCTCTGACATCAGTTATACGTCTGCAATCCCTGTAGAAGATATTAATGTTGAGGCAATTCCTGGCCCTGAAAGCCTATCTCCAAGTTTACTCTCTGAGGTTGATTTTGGTTCAGTAGCAGAAAGCCCACAACTTGAGAGCCCATATACAGAAACAATCACTTCATCTGCCTTGGAAGAGGAGGAGTCTGAAATACAGGGTGAAGAGCTCAAGCCAGCAGATAAATCAATGGATGTAATGAGGAAAACAG AATATGCTGGTGTGGATATCTCAGTTGGCACtccagcagagggagatggactGCGGCTCCGGCATGTGCCACACAATGAGGTGGAAAGACAGAGCTcggatgaggaagaagaggaattTAAGCTaccagagaggaaagaggagaaagcagGCTTCTCACTAAATCATCTGATTGTAGGAGCACTGGTGCTGTTGTGTCTTGGCTCGCTTTTCTTCTCAG GTTCCATGGTTGACCAGGATGGCG AAGACTTTGATGCCTCTGAGCCAAGTGAACAG GAACTTCTTGAAAAACTTGctcaagaaaacaaacagatttacATACTGGAGGCCGAGATACAG TCCCAGAAAGAAGAGTTGCACAAGGCACTGAGGCTGGCTGCAGATAAAGGTACAACTGATGTAGAAAATGCTATGATGAAAGAAGAACTGTCTGCATTGCCTGGTCTGAAACAAGAATTAGAGGAGCTCAGAGCCAGGGTCATGGAACTCACCCAGCTTACAG CTGAGGAAGCCTCTGAACCTTCTGCCAGCTCTGTACCATCTTCACCTGGTGTTCCTGGAGAGAGTCAAGGTTCATCTGGGCCTGAGGCATGGTGGGATAAGAAACAGGAGCTTAAGAGACAAAGGACTCTATTggaagagagcagaaagaggcTGGAAGGAATGAAGAAACACGGTTGGCACCAAAAGGGCCTGAGGGAGAGTTTGGTTGAAATGCAGCAGAGGCTGTCTAAACAGGTGGATCACCTAGGTAAGAGGGATGAGTGGAAAAGGAAGTACAAGcacaaagagggaaaaaaggaatGGTGTAAAAAGAAGAGTAACCACTGGAAGGTGGAAGAGTCTGGGAAGAGAAAGGATGATGGTGACAGGAAATCCAAAGACCACTTCAAGAAGTACCAAGAAGAGTGGGACTATAAAAACGTTGAGAGGAGGCTTGAAAGAGAGCGAAGAAAACGCAAAGAGAGGCCATGGCAAGTCAAGCTCGATCAGCACCAGCATAATCCCCATCATCATAAACAGCACCATCTTCACCATGAGTCTGTAGGCTTTTGGAAACACCAAGAGGAGAAGCTCAGAAGGAACAAGCACCCTCCAAAACGCTGCCAGGGTGTGGCAGAGTGTGCTGATTCAGAGGGACTAATGCCTGTGAAGTTGTCTGAGTTTCAGGCCCTCTTGGAAGTCTACCTGAGTAAATTGGAAGGGGTTTCTGAGGAGAACATAGAAGCTCTTCATCGTCTCATGGCACAGTTCTTCCAAGGTGGGATCTTCATGCATGAGAGCATGCTCTTCAGAGAGTTTGCTGAAGATGTGGCAGACATCTTGGAGGACCTGGCAGATGTTCTGAATGATGAGCAGCAGGGCGGTGATGATGACGTGCTTGAGGAGCAGATGGAGGAGTTTGAGAGGGAGGCCCTGTGGAAATTTGCTGCCTCTTCTGCCTAG
- the pbxip1a gene encoding pre-B-cell leukemia transcription factor-interacting protein 1 isoform X4, with amino-acid sequence MSDNSTGSSGSSSNSWTLLSPEEVASDTTGHVDDGTESIGDAPSLSEEVAASSSDVKPSEGEIPLETIFSEEGHQICQETSPEFFEGTASGLAIEADPEICAPIIHDTITSSPPDNDLLGAVPFSIATESALLLSEEPTLEEPYVETFPDVQPTVELPSKESPATESTPEITTNSEPREKSPSPEIPDSTTSGVGADIRSLVSDISYTSAIPVEDINVEAIPGPESLSPSLLSEVDFGSVAESPQLESPYTETITSSALEEEESEIQGEELKPADKSMDVMRKTEYAGVDISVGTPAEGDGLRLRHVPHNEVERQSSDEEEEEFKLPERKEEKAGFSLNHLIVGALVLLCLGSLFFSDFDASEPSEQELLEKLAQENKQIYILEAEIQSQKEELHKALRLAADKGTTDVENAMMKEELSALPGLKQELEELRARVMELTQLTAEEASEPSASSVPSSPGVPGESQGSSGPEAWWDKKQELKRQRTLLEESRKRLEGMKKHGWHQKGLRESLVEMQQRLSKQVDHLGKRDEWKRKYKHKEGKKEWCKKKSNHWKVEESGKRKDDGDRKSKDHFKKYQEEWDYKNVERRLERERRKRKERPWQVKLDQHQHNPHHHKQHHLHHESVGFWKHQEEKLRRNKHPPKRCQGVAECADSEGLMPVKLSEFQALLEVYLSKLEGVSEENIEALHRLMAQFFQGGIFMHESMLFREFAEDVADILEDLADVLNDEQQGGDDDVLEEQMEEFEREALWKFAASSA; translated from the exons ATGTCTGATAATAGCACCGGCAGCAGTGGGTCTTCCAGTAACAGCTggactctcctctctcctgag gaGGTTGCCAGTGACACTACTGGACACGTAGATGATGGAACAGAGAGTATTGGTGATGCACCAAGCCTTTCAGAGGAAGTTGCAG CAAGCTCTTCGGATGTGAAACCAAGTGAGGGTGAAATTCCACTGGAGACCATTTTTTCAGAAGAGGGCCACCAG ATTTGTCAGGAAACTTCCCCGGAGTTCTTTGAGGGGACAGCTTCTGGTCTGGCTATTGAAGCTGACCCTGAAATATGTGCCCCTATCATCCATGATACTATCACCAGCTCCCCTCCTGACAATGATCTTCTTGGTGCGGTTCCCTTTAGCATCGCTACAGAGTCAGCCCTCTTGCTTTCAGAGGAGCCAACCCTTGAAGAGCCTTATGTAGAGACCTTTCCTGATGTACAGCCCACCGTTGAACTTCCTTCCAAAGAAAGCCCTGCCACTGAATCAACACCTGAAATTACCACTAATTCTGAACCAAGAGAAAAGAGTCCCTCTCCTGAGATTCCTGATTCTACTACTTCTGGTGTTGGTGCAGACATAAGGTCTCTGGTCTCTGACATCAGTTATACGTCTGCAATCCCTGTAGAAGATATTAATGTTGAGGCAATTCCTGGCCCTGAAAGCCTATCTCCAAGTTTACTCTCTGAGGTTGATTTTGGTTCAGTAGCAGAAAGCCCACAACTTGAGAGCCCATATACAGAAACAATCACTTCATCTGCCTTGGAAGAGGAGGAGTCTGAAATACAGGGTGAAGAGCTCAAGCCAGCAGATAAATCAATGGATGTAATGAGGAAAACAG AATATGCTGGTGTGGATATCTCAGTTGGCACtccagcagagggagatggactGCGGCTCCGGCATGTGCCACACAATGAGGTGGAAAGACAGAGCTcggatgaggaagaagaggaattTAAGCTaccagagaggaaagaggagaaagcagGCTTCTCACTAAATCATCTGATTGTAGGAGCACTGGTGCTGTTGTGTCTTGGCTCGCTTTTCTTCTCAG ACTTTGATGCCTCTGAGCCAAGTGAACAG GAACTTCTTGAAAAACTTGctcaagaaaacaaacagatttacATACTGGAGGCCGAGATACAG TCCCAGAAAGAAGAGTTGCACAAGGCACTGAGGCTGGCTGCAGATAAAGGTACAACTGATGTAGAAAATGCTATGATGAAAGAAGAACTGTCTGCATTGCCTGGTCTGAAACAAGAATTAGAGGAGCTCAGAGCCAGGGTCATGGAACTCACCCAGCTTACAG CTGAGGAAGCCTCTGAACCTTCTGCCAGCTCTGTACCATCTTCACCTGGTGTTCCTGGAGAGAGTCAAGGTTCATCTGGGCCTGAGGCATGGTGGGATAAGAAACAGGAGCTTAAGAGACAAAGGACTCTATTggaagagagcagaaagaggcTGGAAGGAATGAAGAAACACGGTTGGCACCAAAAGGGCCTGAGGGAGAGTTTGGTTGAAATGCAGCAGAGGCTGTCTAAACAGGTGGATCACCTAGGTAAGAGGGATGAGTGGAAAAGGAAGTACAAGcacaaagagggaaaaaaggaatGGTGTAAAAAGAAGAGTAACCACTGGAAGGTGGAAGAGTCTGGGAAGAGAAAGGATGATGGTGACAGGAAATCCAAAGACCACTTCAAGAAGTACCAAGAAGAGTGGGACTATAAAAACGTTGAGAGGAGGCTTGAAAGAGAGCGAAGAAAACGCAAAGAGAGGCCATGGCAAGTCAAGCTCGATCAGCACCAGCATAATCCCCATCATCATAAACAGCACCATCTTCACCATGAGTCTGTAGGCTTTTGGAAACACCAAGAGGAGAAGCTCAGAAGGAACAAGCACCCTCCAAAACGCTGCCAGGGTGTGGCAGAGTGTGCTGATTCAGAGGGACTAATGCCTGTGAAGTTGTCTGAGTTTCAGGCCCTCTTGGAAGTCTACCTGAGTAAATTGGAAGGGGTTTCTGAGGAGAACATAGAAGCTCTTCATCGTCTCATGGCACAGTTCTTCCAAGGTGGGATCTTCATGCATGAGAGCATGCTCTTCAGAGAGTTTGCTGAAGATGTGGCAGACATCTTGGAGGACCTGGCAGATGTTCTGAATGATGAGCAGCAGGGCGGTGATGATGACGTGCTTGAGGAGCAGATGGAGGAGTTTGAGAGGGAGGCCCTGTGGAAATTTGCTGCCTCTTCTGCCTAG
- the s100s gene encoding S100 calcium binding protein S: MPRSRCDVMSKEPSTNLESAMQMLIKTFHKYSGKEGDKYTLSRGELRELLTEELGNYLGNAQDKDAVERVMNDLDANNDGEVDFTEFIILMGALTVACNDFFLDSPPPKNKGELKSGSVECEKKE; the protein is encoded by the exons ATGCCACGCTCACGATGTGATGT CATGTCCAAAGAACCTAGCACCAACCTGGAGAGTGCCATGCAAATGCTCATCAAGACCTTCCATAAGTACTCGGGAAAGGAAGGAGACAAGTACACACTTAGCCGAGGGGAGCTGAGAGAACTACTTACAGAGGAGCTGGGAAACTACTTAGGG AACGCGCAAGATAAGGATGCAGTGGAGCGAGTGATGAATGACTTGGATGCCAACAACGATGGCGAGGTAGATTTCACTGAGTTCATCATCCTAATGGGGGCACTCACCGTGGCCTGCAATGACTTCTTCCTTGACAGcccaccccccaaaaacaaGGGTGAGCTCAAGTCGGGCTCAGTGGAGTGCGAGAAGAAAGAGTAa